Proteins from one Falco cherrug isolate bFalChe1 chromosome 7, bFalChe1.pri, whole genome shotgun sequence genomic window:
- the CREB3L1 gene encoding cyclic AMP-responsive element-binding protein 3-like protein 1 isoform X1: MDSILEPFPAERLFPAAGTGFLDLGDFSEADFLSNVHFSENLDHFSDNMEDFSNDLFSSFFDDPVLAEKNPLLDMDLDPPTPGIQAEHSYSLSGDSAPQSPLVPVKTEDNANELENGVWSLGPKLCSIMVKQEQNLALDLPESQLAASSIPVLNLNPLQRLPVPEETPIEMTPAPVIKAEPKEVNQFLNVPAVDDLVQMPPTPPSSHGSDSDGSQSPRSLPPSSPARPAARSSTAISSSPLLTAPHKLQGTSGPLLLTEEEKRTLIAEGYPIPTKLPLTKAEEKALKRVRRKIKNKISAQESRRKKKEYVECLEKKVETYTTENNELWKKVETLENANRTLLQQLQKLQALVAGKVSRPYKMASTQTGTCLMVLALCFVLILGSLMPCLPEFSSSSQTVKATPAPDIYTTSKIQSRSLLFYDEGAGSLEESYSSFLTMDHPEGWEPKKGQSEEGRPHLARTHGTAKYLSKSQLEGPDQNQTDPTLAHLKERFHERETSSSETAEYL, from the exons CATTTCTCAGAGAACCTGGATCACTTCTCTGACAACATGGAGGATTTCTCCAATGAcctcttcagcagtttcttcGATGACCCAGTACTGGCTGAGAAGAACCCACTGCTGGACATGGACCTGGATCCACCCACTCCAGGCATCCAGGCAGAGCACAGCTACTCCCTCAGTGGAGACTCTGCTCCCCAGAGCCCTCTTGTGCCTGTCAAGACTGAAGATAATGCTAACG AGCTGGAGAATGGAGTGTGGTCGCTGGGGCCCAAGCTCTGCTCCATCATGGTGAAACAGGAACAGAACCTGGCTCTAGACCTGCCTGAGTCCCAGCTAGCTGCCAGCTCCATACCAGTGCTGAACCTCAACCCTCTGCAGAGACTGCCAGTCCCCGAGGAG ACTCCCATAGAAATGACTCCAGCACCTGTGATCAAAGCTGAACCCAAAGAGGTGAACCAGTTTCTAAATGTGCCTGCAG TAGATGACCTGGTGCAGATGCCTCCAACTCCACCCAGCAGCCATGGCAGTGACAGCGATGGATCTCAGAGCCCCCggtccctgcctccctccagcccagctcgACCTGCTGCTCGTTCTTCTACTGCCATCTCCTCCTCACCTCTCCTCACAGCACCACAC AAGTTACAAGGGACCTCTGGCCCGCTGCTCCTGACTGAAGAGGAGAAACGCACCTTGATTGCTGAGGGCTACCCCATTCCTACCAAGCTGCCCCTCaccaaagcagaggagaaagcacTGAAGAGGGTCAGGAGGAAAATCAAGAACAAG ATCTCTGCTCAGGAGAGTcgcaggaagaagaaagaatatgTGGAGTGTCTAGAGAAAAA GGTTGAGACATACACGACAGAAAACAATGAACTCTGGAAAAAAGTGGAGACCTTAGAAAATGCAAACAG GACTCTACTCCAGCAGTTACAGAAGCTGCAGGCTCTGGTAGCTGGGAAAGTCTCCAGACCTTACAAAATGGCTTCCACGCAGACCGGGACCTGCCTAATG GTGCTGGCACTCTGCTTCGTTCTGATCCTGGGATCCCTGATGCCCTGTCTCCCTGAGTTTTCTTCATCATCACAGACAGTGAAAGCAACACCAGCACCAGACATTTACACAACTAGTAAGA ttcagtcACGGAGCCTCCTTTTCTATGATGAAGGTGCTGGCTCTTTAGAAGAGAGCTATAGCTCCTTTCTAACCATGGACCATCCTGAGGGGTGGGAGCCCAAAAAAGGGCAGTCTGAGGAGGGAAGGCCTCACCTGGCCAGGACACATGGGACGGCCAAATATCTGAGCAAATCCCAGCTGGAGGGTCCTGACCAGAACCAAACTGACCCAACTCTCGCCCACCTCAAAGAGCGGTTCCATGAGAG ggAGACAAGCTCCAGTGAGACAGCTGAATACTTGTAG
- the CREB3L1 gene encoding cyclic AMP-responsive element-binding protein 3-like protein 1 isoform X2: MDSILEPFPAERLFPAAGTGFLDLGDFSEADFLSNVHFSENLDHFSDNMEDFSNDLFSSFFDDPVLAEKNPLLDMDLDPPTPGIQAEHSYSLSGDSAPQSPLVPVKTEDNANELENGVWSLGPKLCSIMVKQEQNLALDLPESQLAASSIPVLNLNPLQRLPVPEETPIEMTPAPVIKAEPKEVNQFLNVPADDLVQMPPTPPSSHGSDSDGSQSPRSLPPSSPARPAARSSTAISSSPLLTAPHKLQGTSGPLLLTEEEKRTLIAEGYPIPTKLPLTKAEEKALKRVRRKIKNKISAQESRRKKKEYVECLEKKVETYTTENNELWKKVETLENANRTLLQQLQKLQALVAGKVSRPYKMASTQTGTCLMVLALCFVLILGSLMPCLPEFSSSSQTVKATPAPDIYTTSKIQSRSLLFYDEGAGSLEESYSSFLTMDHPEGWEPKKGQSEEGRPHLARTHGTAKYLSKSQLEGPDQNQTDPTLAHLKERFHERETSSSETAEYL; encoded by the exons CATTTCTCAGAGAACCTGGATCACTTCTCTGACAACATGGAGGATTTCTCCAATGAcctcttcagcagtttcttcGATGACCCAGTACTGGCTGAGAAGAACCCACTGCTGGACATGGACCTGGATCCACCCACTCCAGGCATCCAGGCAGAGCACAGCTACTCCCTCAGTGGAGACTCTGCTCCCCAGAGCCCTCTTGTGCCTGTCAAGACTGAAGATAATGCTAACG AGCTGGAGAATGGAGTGTGGTCGCTGGGGCCCAAGCTCTGCTCCATCATGGTGAAACAGGAACAGAACCTGGCTCTAGACCTGCCTGAGTCCCAGCTAGCTGCCAGCTCCATACCAGTGCTGAACCTCAACCCTCTGCAGAGACTGCCAGTCCCCGAGGAG ACTCCCATAGAAATGACTCCAGCACCTGTGATCAAAGCTGAACCCAAAGAGGTGAACCAGTTTCTAAATGTGCCTGCAG ATGACCTGGTGCAGATGCCTCCAACTCCACCCAGCAGCCATGGCAGTGACAGCGATGGATCTCAGAGCCCCCggtccctgcctccctccagcccagctcgACCTGCTGCTCGTTCTTCTACTGCCATCTCCTCCTCACCTCTCCTCACAGCACCACAC AAGTTACAAGGGACCTCTGGCCCGCTGCTCCTGACTGAAGAGGAGAAACGCACCTTGATTGCTGAGGGCTACCCCATTCCTACCAAGCTGCCCCTCaccaaagcagaggagaaagcacTGAAGAGGGTCAGGAGGAAAATCAAGAACAAG ATCTCTGCTCAGGAGAGTcgcaggaagaagaaagaatatgTGGAGTGTCTAGAGAAAAA GGTTGAGACATACACGACAGAAAACAATGAACTCTGGAAAAAAGTGGAGACCTTAGAAAATGCAAACAG GACTCTACTCCAGCAGTTACAGAAGCTGCAGGCTCTGGTAGCTGGGAAAGTCTCCAGACCTTACAAAATGGCTTCCACGCAGACCGGGACCTGCCTAATG GTGCTGGCACTCTGCTTCGTTCTGATCCTGGGATCCCTGATGCCCTGTCTCCCTGAGTTTTCTTCATCATCACAGACAGTGAAAGCAACACCAGCACCAGACATTTACACAACTAGTAAGA ttcagtcACGGAGCCTCCTTTTCTATGATGAAGGTGCTGGCTCTTTAGAAGAGAGCTATAGCTCCTTTCTAACCATGGACCATCCTGAGGGGTGGGAGCCCAAAAAAGGGCAGTCTGAGGAGGGAAGGCCTCACCTGGCCAGGACACATGGGACGGCCAAATATCTGAGCAAATCCCAGCTGGAGGGTCCTGACCAGAACCAAACTGACCCAACTCTCGCCCACCTCAAAGAGCGGTTCCATGAGAG ggAGACAAGCTCCAGTGAGACAGCTGAATACTTGTAG
- the CREB3L1 gene encoding cyclic AMP-responsive element-binding protein 3-like protein 1 isoform X3, with amino-acid sequence MRKSHEGAKHFSENLDHFSDNMEDFSNDLFSSFFDDPVLAEKNPLLDMDLDPPTPGIQAEHSYSLSGDSAPQSPLVPVKTEDNANELENGVWSLGPKLCSIMVKQEQNLALDLPESQLAASSIPVLNLNPLQRLPVPEETPIEMTPAPVIKAEPKEVNQFLNVPAVDDLVQMPPTPPSSHGSDSDGSQSPRSLPPSSPARPAARSSTAISSSPLLTAPHKLQGTSGPLLLTEEEKRTLIAEGYPIPTKLPLTKAEEKALKRVRRKIKNKISAQESRRKKKEYVECLEKKVETYTTENNELWKKVETLENANRTLLQQLQKLQALVAGKVSRPYKMASTQTGTCLMVLALCFVLILGSLMPCLPEFSSSSQTVKATPAPDIYTTSKIQSRSLLFYDEGAGSLEESYSSFLTMDHPEGWEPKKGQSEEGRPHLARTHGTAKYLSKSQLEGPDQNQTDPTLAHLKERFHERETSSSETAEYL; translated from the exons CATTTCTCAGAGAACCTGGATCACTTCTCTGACAACATGGAGGATTTCTCCAATGAcctcttcagcagtttcttcGATGACCCAGTACTGGCTGAGAAGAACCCACTGCTGGACATGGACCTGGATCCACCCACTCCAGGCATCCAGGCAGAGCACAGCTACTCCCTCAGTGGAGACTCTGCTCCCCAGAGCCCTCTTGTGCCTGTCAAGACTGAAGATAATGCTAACG AGCTGGAGAATGGAGTGTGGTCGCTGGGGCCCAAGCTCTGCTCCATCATGGTGAAACAGGAACAGAACCTGGCTCTAGACCTGCCTGAGTCCCAGCTAGCTGCCAGCTCCATACCAGTGCTGAACCTCAACCCTCTGCAGAGACTGCCAGTCCCCGAGGAG ACTCCCATAGAAATGACTCCAGCACCTGTGATCAAAGCTGAACCCAAAGAGGTGAACCAGTTTCTAAATGTGCCTGCAG TAGATGACCTGGTGCAGATGCCTCCAACTCCACCCAGCAGCCATGGCAGTGACAGCGATGGATCTCAGAGCCCCCggtccctgcctccctccagcccagctcgACCTGCTGCTCGTTCTTCTACTGCCATCTCCTCCTCACCTCTCCTCACAGCACCACAC AAGTTACAAGGGACCTCTGGCCCGCTGCTCCTGACTGAAGAGGAGAAACGCACCTTGATTGCTGAGGGCTACCCCATTCCTACCAAGCTGCCCCTCaccaaagcagaggagaaagcacTGAAGAGGGTCAGGAGGAAAATCAAGAACAAG ATCTCTGCTCAGGAGAGTcgcaggaagaagaaagaatatgTGGAGTGTCTAGAGAAAAA GGTTGAGACATACACGACAGAAAACAATGAACTCTGGAAAAAAGTGGAGACCTTAGAAAATGCAAACAG GACTCTACTCCAGCAGTTACAGAAGCTGCAGGCTCTGGTAGCTGGGAAAGTCTCCAGACCTTACAAAATGGCTTCCACGCAGACCGGGACCTGCCTAATG GTGCTGGCACTCTGCTTCGTTCTGATCCTGGGATCCCTGATGCCCTGTCTCCCTGAGTTTTCTTCATCATCACAGACAGTGAAAGCAACACCAGCACCAGACATTTACACAACTAGTAAGA ttcagtcACGGAGCCTCCTTTTCTATGATGAAGGTGCTGGCTCTTTAGAAGAGAGCTATAGCTCCTTTCTAACCATGGACCATCCTGAGGGGTGGGAGCCCAAAAAAGGGCAGTCTGAGGAGGGAAGGCCTCACCTGGCCAGGACACATGGGACGGCCAAATATCTGAGCAAATCCCAGCTGGAGGGTCCTGACCAGAACCAAACTGACCCAACTCTCGCCCACCTCAAAGAGCGGTTCCATGAGAG ggAGACAAGCTCCAGTGAGACAGCTGAATACTTGTAG